One window of the Labilibaculum sp. genome contains the following:
- a CDS encoding TolC family protein produces MEKIKTSLLIAGFLILTSGITGKAQNRIWTLEDCINYALTNNITVQKADLLNNKNELYSKQAKANRLPSLNASANQNFNWYKGFDSTTGEYGSSKGANSTSYSVNSNVSLFNGNKLTNQIKSAKLDLESGHFYSEEVKESIGLNILNAYLQVLYAKESVSNAQKQIESTTEQLDLAKERVDLGVISMLDYLQIKSELATEKLTLANAKSELYMSKVSLMQLMEFSVDISFEISSPDLNSMLLDSGQPEVQEIYSLALGIKPQIKYAELSKESAMLGIKIAKADALPSLSMNAGLSSAYSSLTAGSGYFSQLNDKINPSVGFSLSIPIFQKKQIKTNVAVASISVFEAELDLVNTKNELRKSIEQACADVVVAQSRYIASLEQNKSTQESYDVTNEKYKLGLLNSVDFLVQKTNLITSESELLQSKFNVIFSYKLLDFYKGIPLTL; encoded by the coding sequence ATGGAAAAAATAAAAACAAGTTTACTGATTGCCGGATTTTTGATTCTCACTTCAGGTATTACAGGTAAAGCCCAAAACAGAATATGGACTTTGGAGGATTGTATTAATTATGCTTTGACTAATAATATTACAGTTCAGAAAGCTGATTTGTTAAATAACAAAAATGAGCTTTATTCAAAACAGGCAAAAGCCAACCGATTGCCTTCACTGAATGCATCGGCGAACCAAAATTTTAACTGGTACAAAGGATTCGATTCAACAACTGGAGAATATGGAAGTAGTAAAGGTGCAAATAGCACCAGTTATTCTGTGAATTCAAATGTATCCCTTTTTAACGGCAATAAACTAACGAATCAGATTAAATCGGCAAAACTTGATTTAGAGAGTGGGCATTTTTATTCGGAAGAGGTAAAAGAATCAATAGGTTTAAATATCCTTAATGCTTATCTCCAAGTTTTGTATGCAAAAGAAAGCGTTAGTAATGCTCAAAAACAAATTGAATCAACGACAGAGCAGTTGGATTTGGCTAAAGAAAGGGTCGATCTAGGGGTGATTTCGATGTTGGATTATCTGCAGATAAAGTCTGAACTTGCAACCGAAAAATTAACTTTAGCCAATGCAAAAAGCGAATTGTATATGAGTAAAGTTTCACTCATGCAGTTGATGGAATTTTCTGTAGATATTAGTTTTGAGATAAGTTCTCCTGATTTGAACAGCATGTTGCTTGATTCCGGTCAGCCAGAGGTACAAGAAATTTATAGTCTGGCATTGGGTATTAAACCACAAATTAAATATGCTGAACTTAGTAAAGAAAGTGCTATGCTTGGCATCAAAATTGCCAAAGCGGATGCACTTCCAAGTCTTTCAATGAATGCTGGTTTGTCTTCAGCTTATTCCAGCTTAACAGCAGGTTCGGGATATTTTAGTCAGTTAAATGATAAAATAAATCCATCAGTTGGATTTTCACTATCTATTCCAATATTTCAGAAGAAACAAATTAAAACAAATGTGGCAGTTGCAAGCATATCAGTATTTGAAGCAGAGCTGGATCTTGTGAATACCAAAAACGAACTGCGTAAAAGCATTGAACAAGCTTGCGCTGATGTGGTCGTGGCTCAAAGCCGTTATATAGCTAGTCTGGAACAAAATAAATCGACTCAGGAATCGTATGATGTGACGAACGAAAAATACAAATTAGGGTTGCTTAACTCGGTGGATTTTTTGGTTCAAAAAACCAATCTGATTACTTCTGAAAGCGAATTGCTGCAATCAAAATTCAATGTGATTTTTAGTTATAAGCTACTCGATTTTTATAAAGGAATTCCATTGACACTTTAA
- a CDS encoding efflux RND transporter periplasmic adaptor subunit — protein MKKKFIYIGSVVVVLAIVFFVYRYFAGNKTAITVETSKIEKGTISNTITATGTLEAVKTVEVGTQVSGVIEKIFVDFNSQVKRGQLLALLDETPLLAQLEQSKSSVDQAEAQVKYQKATFERYKALIVKKLIAQSDFDLAEYNYSNAAAGLNNAKSVYDKNKINLSYARIYSPIDGIILERAVDEGQTVAASFSTPTLFTIANDLTQMRVEANIDEADIGQVCNNQRVEFTVDAFPLKKFSGLVTEIRLQPVESSNVITYTVIINAPNPEKILMPGMTANATFFVTEAKNILLVPAKAIRFKPDSAALESYNESVLAGNKQIGERSEPRMESGAPKFQKSDEKRQVVWVKQGDIIHPQNVTLGVTDEINYEVVSGLKEGDEVVVSMNTESVVQSGSAPVASQSPFMPKRPDGNKKSNK, from the coding sequence ATGAAAAAGAAATTTATATATATTGGATCAGTTGTGGTCGTTCTTGCCATAGTTTTTTTTGTATACAGATATTTTGCGGGTAATAAAACAGCTATAACAGTTGAAACTTCAAAAATTGAAAAGGGAACAATTAGTAATACAATTACTGCAACAGGAACACTTGAGGCTGTTAAAACTGTTGAGGTGGGTACTCAGGTTTCAGGTGTTATCGAGAAAATATTTGTTGATTTTAATTCGCAGGTAAAAAGAGGACAGTTGTTAGCTCTGTTGGATGAAACACCTTTGTTGGCGCAGTTGGAACAGAGTAAATCTTCGGTTGATCAGGCTGAAGCACAGGTGAAATATCAGAAAGCAACCTTTGAGCGTTACAAAGCACTGATTGTTAAAAAATTGATTGCGCAATCGGATTTTGATTTGGCTGAATACAATTATAGCAATGCCGCAGCGGGTCTGAATAATGCAAAATCAGTATACGACAAAAATAAAATTAACTTGTCGTATGCCAGAATTTATTCACCAATTGATGGGATTATTCTTGAACGGGCTGTTGACGAAGGTCAGACGGTAGCTGCAAGTTTTAGTACTCCAACTTTGTTTACGATTGCAAATGATTTGACTCAAATGCGTGTGGAAGCTAATATTGATGAGGCTGATATAGGACAAGTTTGTAATAATCAACGAGTTGAATTTACTGTTGATGCGTTTCCCTTGAAAAAATTCTCAGGTTTGGTTACCGAAATCAGATTGCAGCCGGTTGAATCATCTAATGTTATTACCTACACTGTAATTATTAATGCTCCAAATCCTGAGAAAATACTAATGCCTGGAATGACTGCTAATGCAACTTTTTTTGTTACTGAAGCTAAAAATATTTTACTGGTACCGGCAAAAGCAATTCGTTTTAAACCCGATTCTGCAGCATTAGAAAGTTACAATGAGTCTGTTTTGGCAGGAAATAAACAGATTGGTGAACGGTCAGAGCCCCGCATGGAATCAGGAGCTCCTAAATTTCAGAAATCAGACGAGAAAAGGCAAGTTGTTTGGGTTAAACAGGGTGATATCATTCATCCACAAAATGTCACATTAGGCGTTACTGATGAAATTAATTACGAAGTTGTATCTGGGTTAAAAGAGGGAGACGAAGTTGTGGTTTCAATGAATACTGAATCTGTAGTTCAATCCGGTTCAGCACCAGTAGCCAGCCAGAGTCCATTTATGCCTAAAAGACCAGATGGCAATAAAAAATCCAATAAGTAA
- a CDS encoding ABC transporter ATP-binding protein — translation MKTIIEVKDLKKDFYVGEITVRALKGINLEIKQGEFVAIMGTSGSGKSTMLNILGCLDKPTSGAYLLDGISMGELSNNELAVLRNHKLGFVFQSYNLLSRTTALENVELPLFYNSKIKPKERRERAEAALESVGLSDRMHHMPNQLSGGQQQRVAIARSLVNDPVVILADEATGNLDTRTSYEIMALFQDLNSKGKTIAFVTHEPDIAKFMTRQVVFRDGHIIREEIVTKQNNAVELLNALPEEELC, via the coding sequence ATGAAAACAATAATAGAAGTTAAAGATCTGAAAAAGGATTTTTACGTTGGTGAAATTACAGTGCGGGCTTTGAAAGGTATAAACCTTGAAATTAAACAGGGTGAATTTGTGGCTATTATGGGAACCAGTGGATCGGGAAAATCAACCATGCTAAATATTTTAGGTTGTTTGGATAAACCAACTTCAGGAGCTTATCTTTTGGATGGAATAAGTATGGGAGAGCTTTCGAATAATGAACTGGCAGTCTTGCGCAACCACAAACTCGGATTTGTTTTTCAGTCGTATAATCTTTTGTCGCGGACTACGGCACTTGAAAATGTTGAACTTCCTCTTTTTTATAACTCGAAAATTAAACCAAAAGAACGTCGCGAACGTGCTGAAGCTGCTCTTGAATCAGTTGGATTGAGCGATCGCATGCATCACATGCCAAATCAACTTTCGGGAGGGCAGCAACAACGTGTGGCTATAGCCCGTTCACTGGTAAACGATCCTGTTGTTATTCTTGCTGACGAAGCTACAGGTAATTTGGATACCCGAACTTCCTACGAAATTATGGCATTATTTCAGGATTTAAATTCAAAAGGGAAAACAATTGCATTTGTTACGCATGAGCCCGATATCGCTAAATTTATGACCCGTCAGGTTGTTTTTCGTGATGGACACATTATTCGTGAAGAAATTGTTACCAAACAAAATAATGCTGTTGAATTGCTTAATGCACTTCCTGAGGAAGAGCTCTGTTAA